A window of Deltaproteobacteria bacterium genomic DNA:
TCAGTTATCGTACAAATAAATAGTTCACTTATTGTCGTTACGACTATTAGAAAGTTTGAGCACAATATAACGAAAATAACGAACTATAAACTATTTTCATTTAGCGGGCCCAAAATCTGCAAAAAGTAGAATCTTACATCCTAATGTCGATTTTTACGACAGATATCGCTTAAATTTCCTAATTTTCGAAATTTTGTAGAGTACCTACATTTAATTTAATTATGCAACAAACTACCCCGTCCTTATTAATTAAAAGGAGATATCATGGGACTTTTTCTAATATTTGCGCTTGCTGCATTGCTATTAGCTGCCATGCCTACTTGGTCTTACAGCCGACGGTGGAGTTACTATCCTAGTGGTGGGATAACCTTGGCTCTATTAGTTGTTGTCGTTTTGGTACTTACCGGTAAAATACACATCTAAGAGATCAAGTAGAAAACGTTAGAAAATGACTTGCTTATAATGATCGCGAGCAGGCACTGTAAATGGTTTAAGCGCGCATGTTTTGGTAGCGGCAAAGTTCGGTATTATACGTAGCTATGGCAATGCACATCATTCTATGGCGCTCAGTGCTTCGAAACCGGCGATGACGTCGAATAATTCCTCGTCGATTCTGCTCTGACGCAAACGATGAAATGTCCCGTTGAGGTTTTCGAGCAACTCTTCAATGTTCTTATCGGCGCGTTGCATAGCCGCCAAACGGCTAGCGTTCTCGCTTGTAAGAGATGCGACACATGCACGAAAGAGCACGCTAAATCCGGCACCATCGAACCCGATGCTCCTTGGATCCCCTGAGATCCTTGACTTTCAACGAAGTGACAAGTACATGTACCTCAATAATGAAATGTTTCTTAAACGATGGCGAACCAACATATTTGTTGGTTGATAGGTTCTTTTAAGTCCTGCGCTGGGTTATGAAGCTCGATACAAGCAGTGCATGTCACGTCGCTTTTTTGGACAGAATACAACGAAACTATCTAATAAAAGAATCGTCAAATATAGCATAATTAAATAGTGCGTTGGTATTTTCGCAAGAAAGGCCAAACACATGGCTAGCTCACGCTCTCAAATTGTCGCTCTAGATAGTTACATGGTAGAAATCAATCGCTACCCTTTGCTCACACGTGAAGAAGAAACAGCCCTTGCTGAGTGCTACCATCAGACGGGAGATATTAAAGCCGCCCACCGGCTTATCGTTGCAAATCTGCGCTTTGTTGTGAAGATCTGCCATGAATACAGCGGTTACGGCATTAGCTTAATTGACCTCGTACAAGAAGGGAGCATTGGACTGTTGCATGCGGTGAGCAAGTTTGACCCGAGCAAAGGGTTTCGCCTTATTTCTTATGCTGTCTGGTGGATCCGCGCTTTTATTAAGGATTTCATCCAGCATTCATGGTCACTCGTTAAGCTAGGCACCACACAGGCACAGCGGAAGTTATTCTTCAAATTACGCTTTGCGCGTGTGAGGGCAGATCATGATACAGGGTCCAATGCGTTGGCGAGCACCAACATGCTGGCTAAAGAGTTTAATATTAATGAGCGCGAAATCGTTAGCATGGAAGAGCGACTGACAAAACGGGATTCATCGCTCAACACTACTATTCAGACCGGATTAAATCTAACGCACCTGGATGTGCTTCCCGCCGTCGGCGATTCACCAGAAGAGCAGGTGTCCAAGAAAGAGGAGCACCAGCTTTTTTACAACACGGCTTATCGGATCATCGGTATGCTTGATGATAGAGAACGCTACATTTTCGAGCGGCGGTTGATGACGACAGAGAAGCCCAAGACGCTGCACGAAATCGGTGTACACTTTAAAATATCACGCGAGCGGGTGCGGCAGATTGAGGGAACTATCCGCGTAAAGCTACATAAAGCCATCAGTAACGAGAGCACATCTAACCATCTATCTTTTGTTACCAGCGAGCATCCCCATTATGAAAGAGATTGATTGATGCAAATCCTTTATCTAATCAACCCTTCGAATCCATTGGTTTCAATTATTAATGTTAAAGCAAGTCGGTGGAATCGCTACCGCGTGTGGAAGCCACTAGGTCTTATGGTTATCGCTGCTCTAACACCAAAAGATTGGAAAGTGACCATTATCGATGAAAATCTAGGAGTACCTGAGTATTCAAAATTACCAAGGCCTGATCTGGTAGGCATAACCGCTTTTACTTCCCAAGCTGAACGAGCCTATGCGTTAGCCACACGTTTTCGTAATGACGGTGTCCCCGTAGTCATCGGTGGTATTCATGCAACAATGTGTTCTAATGAGGCGACGCTTTATGCTGATGCCGTAGTAAAAGGTGAGGCAGAGAATGTTTGGCAACAAGTACTCAATGACGTACGTTCTAAACAATTACAACCAATATACGAAGGTGGTTTTGCCGAAATGGCTAACATGCCACAAGCTCGACACGATTTGCTGGCAAACAAGTATGCTTTTGGATCCGTTCAGACAACGCGTGGATGTCCTTTGCATTGTAGTTTTTGCAGCGTAACTGCCTTCAATGGAGCGCGCTTTCGCCAACGTCCGATCAACGATGTAATACAGGAACTAAAGTCGCTTTCAGAAAACCTAGTATTGATCGTCGATGACAACCTTATAGGCACCAGCCACGAGCACCAAGAGCGTGCCAAGGATCTCTTTCGCGCCATGATCGCAGTAAAGCTCAAAAAGAGTTGGGTAGCTCAAACAACAATCAATGTCGCCAATGACGAAGAGCTTTTGAGCCTTGCAGCTACAGCAGGTTGCAAAGGACTGTTCATCGGTTTCGAATCTGTGCAACCAGATACGTCAAAAGAAATTAATGCTAAAAATAATTTGTGTCGTTGTCGCGATCTTAATTATGCCGTTCGTCGCATACAAAACCACGGTATCCTAGTGGCGGGCTCGTTCATTATAGGTTTCGAAAGCGATAGGCCTGGTATCGGAAAACTCATTGCCGATACAGCTGACCGCTACGGTGTTGATTTTGTCAACGTACTTTTTCTAACACCATTACCTGGAACTAAGCTGTGGGATGAGATGACCTCAACAAACCAGGTGACTTTCAATCAGTTTCCTAGGGACTGGAGCTACTTCACCCTTACCTATCCAGTTGCCCGTTTTGTTGGGCTAACATCTCGGCAGGCGGTGGATGAAATGGTTGCCTGCTCAAAGCGGTTCTACTCAACACCAAGGATGCTACGCAGATTGTGGCGTAACTTATGGCGCAAACAGAACTTGGCAATTGGATTCGCTGGCGGCTTATCCTACAAGCGCAACATTCGTTTAGAGCGAAACAAACTCGAAGCATTTCTCTTACAACATGGGGGTAATATGGAGGCTTTCAAAGACCGTAATATTAATGATCTCAACAACCAAAAACTATACGAGTGCGAAAGTTAAAACTCGCAAACATCGTGCAAAAAAAGGAATGCCGATGGACAGCAACCACATAGACACAAAAGCTTCAGCTCTTATTGAAAATAATATCGACCGATTGCGTAGATCGGGCACCTCTGATGCCATGAACTTGGATTTGGTATCAGCATTTGCAGGTGACCGCGTCATGACTAACAGCGAAATGACTAAAATTAAAAAGCAAATCGAGACACGAGGTGGCGTCTTTTTTTCGGACTTGTTCTATGTAATTTCCCACCAATATTTTGCTCCTGAAGTTGCAGAGACCTTGTGGGGCCAAATTCTTAAGCATAAACATTTGATGTCAGAAAAGATTGGCCGAAATGTGCGTATCACTGTTGCTACCTTGGATTACCTTTCAAATGTTAAGGTAGAGATAACTTCTCCAACCGTGATTTCAGAGGCCTATGCGCTCGAGATTGCCACCCTCACTATGCGTGATAGGATGACAGGTCTTTACAACCATTCGAGCTGTTATGAACTATTAGACCTAGAATTTAAAAATCACCAACGCTATGGGGCTGGTCTATCGTTGATTATGCTAGATGTCGACGACTTCAAATTGGTTAACGATACGCATGGTCACCAAGAAGGAGATCGCATTCTTATCGAGTTGGCCAGAACCATGACAGAACAAGTGCGAGATTCGGATATCTGCTGTCGTTTTGGCGGTGAAGAGTTTGTTACGATTCTTCCATGTACTAGCAATCCCGACGAAGTACTTGAGATTGCCGAGCGAGTCAGAGAGAAGGCTACGACCATAATGTGCAACCAACAACGGATTACTATCAGCCTCGGGGTTGCTGTATGTGATCAAAAGATTAAATCACCGAGAGATCTTATTGAGAGTGCAGATCGCGCTTTATACTGGGCAAAAAAGCACGGTAAGAATCGGGTCAGCCTGACCCCTAGTTATAAGTATGGGACCACAGACTATAAACTCGTTAACTGCCGAAACGCTTGAGGTAGCTAAAGTACCAGCGCTAAGCGAACCTATGGTTTGCATTTTTTCAGCATGAGCTACAGAAATAAAACCCACTAAGAAAGCAATAAAACAAAATGCACTAGTCACAAGTTGTAACGTTTCGCATAGGACCTCATGTACCTATCCCCCAATTTCGATAGCACCAATTAAACCCGGTGTTGCAGTGAATGCAAGTATCAAGTTAATTTAATTAATATGAAGCAAAATTCATCTATGGCAAAAACAATTTCGGATTGGCAAGCTTAGCGGGTAAGTATTCATCAATAACAAAATTTAAACCGTGCTTAGCCAATGCTTGTTGCTCAGCACGCACCCCCATCTTGATTAATGTTTGCAGTGCATTAGCCCATGATTTGTGCTCTGCAAAAAATGGGTCATTCTTTAAAGCGTCTTTGGCGCGTTTGATATCAATTTCAGAAAGTTTATGAGTCGCATCTTGCAACTTCCAATCTATTATATCTTGCGGACATAAACCTAAATAAGTCGCTTTGGGCACTGAAAAGAAACGATTTATATGCGCTGCATTGCCTGAACCTACCTTAAGGGTGCGATAAATATTTGAAATCCCATAAGGATCACAATCAGTAAAAGCATAAGTCGGCAGTTTTAAATCATCAGATAATCGTCGAATAAAACGTCGGCATGCACGTGATGGCACACCATTCATCGACACTAAAATGCAGTTGGCTTTACGCCAATAATTGTGCGACTGCAGACGTTGAAACATACCATGAGTTTCAATGGCCAGTACGAAATCGGCTTTGGTTTTAAGCTCTAAATTCTCGACAAACGATGGTACTGAATATGCGCCCGAGCCAAATTTGGTGCAATCAATTTCAATGCGACGTCCAGTTTCAAGGTCACGGTCAATAACTAATAATTCACCCGCAACAGCACCACCATGCTCTTGTGGTACAAAACGTAACTCTTCACGAGATACGTCAAAGATAGAAAACATAGCCTCGATGTCATCCATGACTCCATCAGACTCTGGCTGCTCATCAAATTTAGCCTCACGCCAGTTTTTCGATTGATAGTATGCATCTCTTTTAGTGGCAAAATCATTTTCTCCGATAAGCTCTTGCGACAACGACATCATTTTTAAAGTTTGCGCAAACGTCTTAACAGTATTTACAGTGAGCGTACGAACTTTTTTAGCTTTGCCTATTTCGAAATATCCACGTTTACGGTCATATTTCACGTTGGACAATGAACGTACTGGCAAAGACATATCAGGTTTTTTGCCTTTGCTGATTGCCTCATAAACTTCTGAGGCGACATCTTTAATCGCCTTCAGCGTTATTTTGTCTTTCTTTATTTGTTCGGGCGAACGAAAGCGAGTGTTGTTTTGTTTTTGCTTAGCCATATCTTTAACCAATCTTACGAGAACGCTCGAGAATTTGGGTTAGTTTGTCAACTGCAACATCACGACGAGATTCTGATAAACCAAGAATATCTTGTAGTGCTTGTCCGATGTGCGGAATATATTTTTCGATATACTTTGCCTTCTTTTCTTGATCGATTATGCGACGACGACGACGAATATGGCGCGATAAACGACGACCACATTCTTGCAAAGCAAACTTTAGCTCGCCGATTATTTCGTCGTAATGCGCCACTGCTTCTTTAGCCTCCGATGTAAATGGCACCCAAACGCTGGCGATATGTACCATGATCAGTAGCGGCCCTGATGGCAAAGCACCACGCGATTGATCTACATCGTAACTCTTCCAGTTAGTACGAACCACTGATTGCGTCATAGCGCAAGCACCTTGCTGATAAAGCAAAGGGACGCGATTAGCAAAACGATATACTGAAGCTAATTCATCGCCCGGTAAATCGCCACCAAAAGCCACTGCCGCTTCAACTTGAAAGGGATTACCACGGTATACTTTTGGTCCCCGAGTAACTGCAGTAATAAAATAAGGTTTATCAAAAATTTTCACAATACCGGCGCGAGCTTTTGTAGCATTAGCGTCTGCTTCTGCATTTTGCTGGTTCGCTTCGCTATTTTTAGTCTTTATTTTAGCTGTTGCAGCGTTTTTATCTTTAAGAGATTTTGCTTTATTCGCCTCTTGGCTATCTAGCTCATCATCTTCTTCACCTTCAGCTGCTAATTGTGATACCTGCTCAGCTAGGGCTGTGGTTACTTTGCTCTCAGCTTCAGCAATATCACTCATGCCAGGTAAAGCATTTTCTTCAGTTGCAAGCGAGCTGCGACGTTTGCTTGTGGCATCTGCTGCTGATAACTGCTGCTGCACCAGTAATGCCTTTAAACCTTCAAGCAATGCCACCTCACCAATCGGCGCTAAACAATTAGTTGGCGGTGCCATAATTTTCGTAGCCGCAATAGAAGTATAAACTGCTTCCATTTGTGCTTGGGTTAAAGATTTAAGCGAAATTTCAGGACGTAAATTGGCGCCACGACAAATCTCAGCCGCCACTGTACTAGATACGCGTGAAAATTCTTGTTGTAAAAAACTCGCTAAAGTGCGTGCCGCACTACCCTGTTTCATACGCAGCAGCAATCCTAATTCTACCCCATGCGGATGTGGTTTTATTTCTTTAGTTTCTGGAGGTAACTCAGGAGTTACGCATGGGTATACGATTGGTGGCTTACCAGGAGGCAAGTATTCTACTCGCGCGTGTGGATTAGCAAAGGCAACTTGTTGCACCCACTCATCAAGTGATCTACGACCACCTTTATAAGTAGCTTCCATTTCAATAGCTACTGAAGTGCCATGATTTTTTTCAAGCCAATGTGGTGAAGTATCTTCGCTTTCATGAAACACTATTGGTTTATTTTGTCGTGCATCAATAGATAAATCACATGCATAAGCCGTACGACCTTTACCTGTTTTAGTAATGACATGAACAGGTTTACCGGTAGTTAACTGCCCATACATACCTGCTGCTGAAATACCAATACCCTGTTGACCTCTTGATTGGCGCAAACGATGAAACTTAGACCCATAAAGAAGTTTGCCAAATACTTTTGAAACCTGCGCTTTAATAATTCCAGGTCCATTATCTTCAACACATATGCGAAAACGACTTGGGCTAACTTCTTCGATCCGTACATGAATTTCAGGCAAAATGCCTGCTTCTTCACAAGCATCAAGAGAATTATCAACCGCCTCTTTTACCGAAGTTAACAAGGCACGTGAAGTGTTATCAAAACCGAGTAGATGCCGGTTTTTAGTAAAAAACTCACTAATAGAAATTTCGCGTTGCATTTCGCCTAAACGTTCGGCATTAACACGTATACGTGATGCTTTAGGTGTTACTTTTTCTGTCGCTTTTTCTGCCGTTTTATTTATTACTTTGTCTGATGTTTTATCTGACGTTTTTACAGTTTTCGCATTTGCTTCTTTATCAGTAAGCTCAGATTTAACTACTTTTGGCTTAGCAACAATCTTGGGCTTTAAAACTGCTTTAATTTTAGCCTTTGGTTTAGGCTTATCTTTTACATGGCTTGATTTTTCTGCAAACGAATCACCAAAACTAAGTTGTTTGGGTTTTTGTTTCTGTTTAGGTTTTGATTGAAGCTTTGTTTTAACTTTAGCTTTGCTTTTAGATGATTGTTGCAAAGCGCGCCCTTTGCTTGTTTTTGCCACTTCACACCTCGAATTAATATTACCAACTACTAGTCGGCACTACCTTGTCAGTCTTACAAAAGTCAACCGAACCAAATTACGCGAGTTAGTCAGTGAATAAAAAGTTTTGTGCTTTTATAGCTCCCGTACAAACACGGTACGAACAACCATAATAATTTACCATGACTTTTTAAACTGTTACGCAGTTTTTATCTCATTGCTTGCAGTAATGATGACTGTTCTAATGCAACCGCAGCGGTATCTGCAATCGCCGAAAGCAATTGTTTTGATTTATCATCAAGTGAAACACGTAAAACAAACCACAACGCCCCAATGTTTCCCTCGATACCTTTTAGCGGTACCCAAAGAGTATCAACTAATGTTGATTTTGAAGCATTATCACTGTGACGCGTTATATCCTCATAACTTGGCAGCGGACCTCCGCCTGGTGGTACTCCTACAACGTGCCATGGTTCAAAAGAAACGCTACTGACCCCACGCACAAAAATTGCAGCTGCGCTAGCACCAATAGCATCAGCGAGTTCTCTAATTAGCCAGCAACTTAAATCGCGAGCGTCACGTGGTTTTAAAAGCCCAAAAGCGACATTGCCTAAACGTGAGCGTCGATGCAGTGGATCTTGTAGCTGATGATCGAGATAAGTACGTAGTTTTGCAACACCGGCAAAAAAATCGTCGATGAGTGATACTTCATTTCCCTCAACTGTCTTGACGCTGTCATCCACCACTCATATATACCCTTAAACCCACCATGCGTGCGAGCTAAAAACTCACAAGTACGTGTGGAATTGCTACAATTAGAGTCGTTAATGGGCCAAAATTCTCGCGCACAACAACGCAAAGGACGTCAATCTAAGCTTATATTTATCACTGGTGGCGTAGTATCGTCATTGGGTAAAGGTCTCGCCGCTGCTTCGATAGGCGCTTTACTTGAAAATCGTGGTTTAAAAATCGCGATGCTCAAGTTAGATCCCTATATCAATGTTGATCCAGGCACCATGAGTCCTTTTCAACATGGTGAGGTGTTTGTAACTGATGATGGTGCTGAAACCGATTTAGATTTAGGCCACTATGAGCGTTTTACTACTACCCAAACTTCTCAACGCAATAATTTCACTACTGGCCGTATCTACCAGAAAGTTATCGAAAAAGAGCGACGCGGCGATTATCTTGGTGCAACCGTTCAGGTTATTCCGCATATCACTGATGAAATAAAAGGTTCGGTTTTAGCTGCTGCTGAAGATAATGATGTATGTATTGTTGAAATTGGTGGTACTGTTGGTGATATCGAGTCTTTACCTTTTCTCGAAGCTATTCGCCAAATTCCCTATGATGTCGGCCGTCAAAATGTTGCATTTATTCATTTAACTCTGGTTCCGTTTATTAAAACTGCAGGCGAAGTAAAAACAAAACCTACTCAGCATAGTGTCAAAGAGCTGCGTGAAATTGGTATCACCCCTGATATTCTTCTCTGCCGCTGCTCTCAACCTTTAGAGAAATCGGTAAAACATAAAATCGCTCTTTTTGGTTCGGTAGCAGTTGACTCTGTATTTTCATGTGTCGATGTAAATACTATTTATCGCCTTCCCCTTGAACTAAGTCGCGAAGGTCTTGATGAAAAGCTAGCTGAAGTTTTAAACATCTGGTCGCGTGCTCCGCAATTAGAGAGATGGCAACGCATTGTAGAGAAAATTGAAAAACCCAAACCTGAGGTACATATTGCAATTGTTGGTAAATATGTACACTTGGTTGACTCTTATAAAAGTCTGCATGAAGCTTTAATTCATGGTGGCTTAGCAAATAATGTTTCAGTTCGGCTTGAATATGTTGATTCAGAAACGATTCAACAAGACTCCGTATTATTAGAACATGCGTTATTAGCCGATGGTATCCTCGTACCTGGTGGTTTCGGTGAACGTGGTACTGAAGGCAAAATTACCGTGATACAAAAAGCACGCGAGCTTAAAGTGCCGTTCTTTGGCATCTGTTTTGGTATGCACCTTGCCGTAATTGAATATGCTCGTCATATGGCTGCTATTACCGATGCGACCTCGCAAGAATTTCAACCTGAAAATGAAAATGCGGTAATCGCAATTATGGAGACACAAAAAACCGTAGCTGCTAAAGGTGGCAGTATGCGCTTAGGTGCATACCCTTGCACATTAGCTGAAAAATCGCTGGCTCGCCGAACCTATGGTGTATCAGAAATCAACGAAAGACATCGTCATCGTTTTGAAGTTAACAACTCCTATCGTGAAACTCTTGCAAAGCAGGGCTTAGTCTTTTCTGGCACATCACCTAATGGCGATTTAGTTGAAATAATAGAATTGCCAGAACATCCTTGGTTTTTAGGTTGCCAGTTTCACCCCGAATTTAAAAGCAAACCATTTGCCGCGCATCCGTTATTCACTGGATTTATTGGTGCTGCATTTGAACGTAGCAAAAACAAAAAGTAAAGGTTTAAAAAGTCAACCATGCACCCGCATGTTGCAAACCTCTTTAATAAAAAACAGCTTGCTATAATAGCAGGCCCATGCGTCGCTGAATCAACTGAGTTGTGCCTATCTTTAGCCGATGATCTTAAAAAACTTACCACCCAAAAGGGTGTAAGTTACATTTTTAAAGCTTCTTTTGATAAAGCCAATCGCACTTCGCTTAGCTCATTTCGCGGCCCTGGTATTGATGAAGGATTGTACATACTTCAACGCGTAAAAACTGAAATCGGTGTACCTGTACTTACCGATATTCACACTCCCGAACAGGCCGCAATTGTTGCTGCAATAGTAGATATTTTGCAAATACCTGCTTTTCTTTGTAGGCAAACTGATTTAATCACTGCAGCGGCTACTACTGGTTTACCGGTTAACATTAAAAAAGGTCAATTTTTAGCCCCCGAAGATATGCGCTATGTGGCTAATAAACATTACGAAAGTGGTGGCGGCCCCCTAGCCATCACTGAACGTGGCGTAAGTTTTGGTTATCATGAATTAATCGTAGATATGCGCTCTTTAGTAACCATGCGGGCAAAAACTAATGCTGCAATTATTTTTGATGCTACCCATTCGGTGCAACGACCTAGTGCTGGCAATGGTGTAAGTGCAGGCGACCGTCATTTGGCTAGTGTGCTGGCTCGTGCTGCTGCTGCCGTTGGTGTTGATGGTATATTTGCCGAAGTTCATCCAAAGCCTGATCAAGCACTATCTGATGGTCCCAATTCTTTATCCCTTTCATTATTTAATCAATTATTAGAAGAAGTAGTTGCTATTGACGCAGTCTGTCGTAAACTTGAAATTGTTTAGCGATCTTGACAGTAGACGTCAAAAGGACCAAGTCGAATAAATCATGAATCGTGCATCTTTATCACTTGGATTGCTATTGTTCACCATTTCCTGTGGCCCCAAGGTACCAACACCAATTCTTAAAAGATCTGACGGCACTACAGTGCAGAATGTGCCTAAACCTAATCAAGATGATGAAAATCTTGCGGCTGCCCTTGCTAATGATGCAAAAATTCAAACCCAAAAAGGCCATACTGAAGCTGCTGCCGCTAAAGAACAACAAATTATCGAAAGCTATCCAGCAACTTTAGCTGCCGCTCAATTATATTTACAGCGAGCTGTGGCTTTTGAAAAAAGTGGTGAGCTAAATGCTGCGATTAGCAATTATGAAAAGCTGCTATTCTTTAGACCATCATTTGCCGACGCCAATGCTATACGTGAAAGTTATGCAAATTTATTAATTAGCGCTGGTCGTTACAACGACGCTGCTAATATGTTGCTAGCTCTTTATGATCAGGGTAATAATAATGATAAACTACGTATTGCATTACCTTTAACAGATGCTCTTGTGGGTGCACATCGAAGTGGTGATGCCTTAATTGTTTTAGCGCAAGTTCAAAGTCTTAAAGAGGCTCAAACAAAAGCTTTAGAAATAATTAATACATCATTACCCTTAAAAGACGCTGTTTTTGTTTGGGATAGACTAAACGGCAGTTTACACTGGAGTGCAATTGAACCAGCACTCGCTTATAAACTTGCAAAAATATACTATCACGTGCGCGACTTTAAACGTTCTGAGTCGATGCTTAAACTTGTAGCAACACGCTACCCATCATCACAATTTGCAGCGCCAGCACGTGAATTTGCGGCGAGATTGCAATCACGCTTTGTCGTACATCCACAAACTATTGGCATTATTTTGCCTTTATCGGGCAAATTCGAACAATATGGTCAACGCTCTTTAGCTGCCATTAAAGTTGGTTTAGGCAAAGACTCTTCTGTGCAACTAGTAATTAAAGACACTAAAGGTGAAGCTCAAATAGCAGCACAGGCCGTTGAAGATTTAGTATTGGCTGATCATGTCATTGCCATTATTGGGCCGTTATTTGCTAACGAAGCTTTAGCAGCAGCGCAGAAAGCTGAAGAATTATCAGTACCACTTATTACTTTGTCATTTCGTGATGGCCTGCCACAAATAGGCCCTTACATTTTTTGCACTGCCCTCACCATTGAAACCCAGGCAAAAGAGCTTGCTAGAGTTGCCTTTGAAGAGATGGGCTTTTCGCGTTTTGCAATTCTATTTCCGCGCAATAGTTACGGACGTGAATTCATACGGTTATTTTGGGACGAAGTTGATAAACGTAAAGGCGAAATTCGCGCAGTTGAAACATATGATAATGATCAAACTACTTTCACTGAACCTGCTAAACGCCTTGTTGGTCGTTGGAATGTCAGCGCTCGTGCAGATTTTCGTGAAGCACTTGCAGCTTTGCGCGCTAAAAAACTTCCGGCGCATCGTATGCACTCAGCTATTGAAAATTTACAAAAACGGCTCACTCCCATAATTGATTTTGACGCAATTATCATTCCTGATTCTGGGCGTAAAATCAGCTTAATCGCCCCAGCATTGGCGGTTGAAGATGTAGTAACGACTCGTGATCCTAAAGAATTAGAAAAAATTAAAAAGGCAACCGGCAATCCTAAAGTTAGTCCTGTTACTCTTTTAGGTGGTAGCACCTGGAATCATCAACAGACTGTTGCTGGCTGTGAGCGTTATTGCGAAGGTGCAGTTTTTGTTGATGGTTTTTTTGCAGATAGCACCAAACCCAAAGTACGTAATTTTGTCGCTGAATTTCAAGAGGCCAGTGGCGCTGCACCGCAACTTTCTGATGCTCAAGCGTTCGATACCTTTAATTTACTACATAAAATTATAATTGAAGCCAAACCAACGGATCGCATTGAACTTCGTGATGCTTTAACTCGTATGGTTAATTATGAAGGTATCACGGGTTCACTACGTTTTAATGCTGATGGTGAGGTTAATAAAAAGCTATTTGTCTTAACCATCTCTGATGGTCTTATTCGTCAATGGGAAAAGGCACCACTGCCTCCGCAGGGTTAAGGAACTAGTATGGCAATGCCTGAAGGTGAGATAGTTTTTAATAATTCACCAACTCCTTCAATGCCTAATGTAACTAATCAGCCTAAAAGACCATGGGCGCTACATATAACTTTATTCGTACTTACTTTTTTATCAGCAATGTGGTTTCAATCTATTGATTGGGCAATCGCCACTTCTTTTAAAGATGCCATTACTAGCCCTTTCTATCATCCTGAAAAACTAACAGAAGGACTTACTTTCGCAGTAGCTCTTTTAGCTATTTTACTTGCTCATGAAATGGGACACTTTTTCGTTGCTCGTTATTACCGGGTTAATC
This region includes:
- a CDS encoding DUF3309 domain-containing protein; protein product: MGLFLIFALAALLLAAMPTWSYSRRWSYYPSGGITLALLVVVVLVLTGKIHI
- a CDS encoding RNA polymerase factor sigma-32; protein product: MVEINRYPLLTREEETALAECYHQTGDIKAAHRLIVANLRFVVKICHEYSGYGISLIDLVQEGSIGLLHAVSKFDPSKGFRLISYAVWWIRAFIKDFIQHSWSLVKLGTTQAQRKLFFKLRFARVRADHDTGSNALASTNMLAKEFNINEREIVSMEERLTKRDSSLNTTIQTGLNLTHLDVLPAVGDSPEEQVSKKEEHQLFYNTAYRIIGMLDDRERYIFERRLMTTEKPKTLHEIGVHFKISRERVRQIEGTIRVKLHKAISNESTSNHLSFVTSEHPHYERD
- a CDS encoding B12-binding domain-containing radical SAM protein — its product is MQILYLINPSNPLVSIINVKASRWNRYRVWKPLGLMVIAALTPKDWKVTIIDENLGVPEYSKLPRPDLVGITAFTSQAERAYALATRFRNDGVPVVIGGIHATMCSNEATLYADAVVKGEAENVWQQVLNDVRSKQLQPIYEGGFAEMANMPQARHDLLANKYAFGSVQTTRGCPLHCSFCSVTAFNGARFRQRPINDVIQELKSLSENLVLIVDDNLIGTSHEHQERAKDLFRAMIAVKLKKSWVAQTTINVANDEELLSLAATAGCKGLFIGFESVQPDTSKEINAKNNLCRCRDLNYAVRRIQNHGILVAGSFIIGFESDRPGIGKLIADTADRYGVDFVNVLFLTPLPGTKLWDEMTSTNQVTFNQFPRDWSYFTLTYPVARFVGLTSRQAVDEMVACSKRFYSTPRMLRRLWRNLWRKQNLAIGFAGGLSYKRNIRLERNKLEAFLLQHGGNMEAFKDRNINDLNNQKLYECES
- a CDS encoding GGDEF domain-containing protein, with the translated sequence MISTTKNYTSAKVKTRKHRAKKGMPMDSNHIDTKASALIENNIDRLRRSGTSDAMNLDLVSAFAGDRVMTNSEMTKIKKQIETRGGVFFSDLFYVISHQYFAPEVAETLWGQILKHKHLMSEKIGRNVRITVATLDYLSNVKVEITSPTVISEAYALEIATLTMRDRMTGLYNHSSCYELLDLEFKNHQRYGAGLSLIMLDVDDFKLVNDTHGHQEGDRILIELARTMTEQVRDSDICCRFGGEEFVTILPCTSNPDEVLEIAERVREKATTIMCNQQRITISLGVAVCDQKIKSPRDLIESADRALYWAKKHGKNRVSLTPSYKYGTTDYKLVNCRNA
- a CDS encoding DNA topoisomerase IV subunit A: MAKQKQNNTRFRSPEQIKKDKITLKAIKDVASEVYEAISKGKKPDMSLPVRSLSNVKYDRKRGYFEIGKAKKVRTLTVNTVKTFAQTLKMMSLSQELIGENDFATKRDAYYQSKNWREAKFDEQPESDGVMDDIEAMFSIFDVSREELRFVPQEHGGAVAGELLVIDRDLETGRRIEIDCTKFGSGAYSVPSFVENLELKTKADFVLAIETHGMFQRLQSHNYWRKANCILVSMNGVPSRACRRFIRRLSDDLKLPTYAFTDCDPYGISNIYRTLKVGSGNAAHINRFFSVPKATYLGLCPQDIIDWKLQDATHKLSEIDIKRAKDALKNDPFFAEHKSWANALQTLIKMGVRAEQQALAKHGLNFVIDEYLPAKLANPKLFLP